Below is a genomic region from Ascaphus truei isolate aAscTru1 chromosome 5, aAscTru1.hap1, whole genome shotgun sequence.
AcgctgagttaagttatggtgagtaaaaaaagtgacaaaaaccctccacagcaaagcaaatatgcaaatgtaaatacaactgtatgctcatctgcatgtcttaggcaggtctgcaacccagcctttccccattatcacccagcacacagcacttccactgcagcaagggattctgggaaatgacatgcaaatgagcacacagtgccactttttgcttcaaaaaccatttttaacatggttccctatagacttaagcttgctgcatggtcacagctttgagcacaggcagggttaaggtgcatacccagaaaaccacccacagacagctgtttctttttttttttaagttttattaACGGTTCACATTAATTACAACCAGTAATAAACAAAAAGCATCACTATACATTCCTTACATTGCCAAAAAGACCACAAAACACCACAATACCTAAGCATGAATTACTTCCCAAAAAAACCCCCACAATTTTTACGAAACAACGCCTAAACACTTTCACTTTCTCTTACATCCCGAAAGAAAAACTTTACTCTATTTTTTTGACCCAAGGCCCAATTCTGTTTGAATTACCTCTATCTGCTTCATAACCAAATCCATTTCTATTATCCACTTTTCCCGAGACAATATCGGACGCAGTTTACTTAGTCTATAAATTTCCTTTCTATAGTATTCATACTGAGCTTCTAATGTAGCCAACCTCATTTTATTTTCCCTTATATCCCTATAGACCGCTGTTTCCTCACcatgttttctctctctttgcacatcTTTGAAACGCCGTTCCATATCTTCCCTTAATAACCTTCTAGCTTCCACACTTAAAACTGCTTCTACTCCTCTTCTTTCCCCTTCACTCTCACTTCTACTTGCCGCCTGTGCAATCCCTCTCTGGATTGCCTTTTCTTGACTTTCGCTCCCACTTACTccgcttacacttctctgtattttagttccctccacgcttatctgtttttttgtgaggacgagctattgctctcgctactctccttctccctcacctctcccctagcctcttttatttttacccactgcacatgctccttttttagttcttcatattgctcttttgtaagctgttttctttggtacatcattttttctaatctttctattatctgttcctcactactccccccatgctgcttccgaaaaatacccaccaaaaatagaacatctcccactgcgtcctcaaaatgttccattttctcttttagggttactttccctgatactttcccaactttaccctctacaccttcctctctaggctccactttactctggctatccttatcttcctttgtttctatcccttgcagatttttatgcttttgagctttttttcctcctatttccatttcctcctccaaaacatcttggggaccttccctcaccctctgtgcatcttgaaactccatactttccgcccatctaggttccaccacactcaatgaccatattttcccctcccccacatctttctgatggactgctcccatctcctcccctccccccacctccagtttctgggccaaggagtccaggaagagatcttcctcttttttctccaagaTATCGCTTGTAGAACCCGCCAAAGTTTCTTCAATTTCTTCTCCTGATGTTTCTCCTTGTAGAAACTCAGGGGTTTCCTCCACTTCTGAGATCCCCCCTCCTGTAAGTCCATCCTTCCCTCTTCCATCTGTCCCTTCCCAAATATCAGTCCAACAAACTCTGCGGTATCTCCAGGCTCACTACCCCTTGCCGCTTGGGCGTAAGATTTTctttttgtgcactgccgtgCTAAATGTCCACGTTCCCCACACAAGTCGCACTTTTTTGGGACTCGACAAGCCATTACTCTGTGTCCTTCTTCTCCGCAATTGCGGCATACATTCCCAACTTTGTCACACTCCTCCTTGGTATGTCCATATTTGTGACAATTCCTGCAATAAACAGGCTGGCCAGGGTAGTTTCAGAAGCCCCTCTCCCCACCAATGGCAAAACTTGCAGGTGGTTGCATTACTCCTCCTCCTCATTCTGGGTCAGGCCTAAACCGCACCCAAAAATTCCATTTTCCGTTAAAAAAGCCATAAGCGTTTCTCAACATTTCTCCTCCCCTTACCAGAGAACAATATCTCCTCAGGAAACACACAATGTCTTCCTTCTGTACAAAAGGGTTATACATATGTACAATAAGCGGCTTGTCCTCCAGCATAAATCTCGGGGCTACGCTGATTCCCAACAGCCTTGGATCCTCTTTCCTCTCACGGCACATTTCATAGATGTTCCAGCAATCTGCATCTATATTCAGGGTCAGGTCATAAATGCCCTGCCTCGGGAAGTCTTGGAGGCAGTACACATTCGTCTCGTCCAGCTCCAGCATCTCTCCAAGGACTTTCTCCACCACATGTTGCAATCTCACGCGGTCTCTCTCGGCTTCCTCGACCAGGAACCGGACTGTATTCCTCATCCCACCAAAAGCCATCGTCCGCCTTGaataagctcaggtgcggcaccctaaTTGAAGCAGGTGGGTTAAGCCCTTTCGGGCGATCCCACCAGGCAAAggcgccggcccctcacttccgcatctgctcgctccgaaccgctcgctcaggatcactcctcttagctcgagatagCGTGCCCCCCAagagcagcaggagtctttagtccccgaagggacgatgactcaaggccaaggggacacagtctcCGCTacccagctttttttttttttttcaccctcctgagagggttgggggggtaccctcccctctcgttcatcagatcccaatccacttcagtggttcgggtgcatgcccttggactgtccaaccgaagtcagattcaggacatccgtctcttcctccctctggcccgaggctcgcaagggagttcgcgtcatctcccctctttcaagggttgtgcgggtgcaccccagccccgaagggctggttgttcgaatgccatccccccttagcccaaaggctcaggggttctgtggtccggggcctggacaccacctctcaacgagctagagggccaaatgcttgccacagacctttcctattgaagccccagataggatggtactgcatttggtcatagctgtgcaggccgagaggagcattcatatcgccttgatcttagccaaagggccaaggcacccacagacagctttttgttttgaaaattctgttattatgcagcgaatctttacaacaaaattataacagtacataaatcattttccaaacgaaaaaaaaaaccgcgacgtaaacaacggcgcagtgcatatcccacacaactcacatacattttttttaatggtttccccaaaagtaaaaaaaactgtgacgaacacggcggtgcagtgcatttatacatatgcaccgcatcacagacatgacatatcatacaaacattatctctaactttattgcacagaaaaacttttggggcgggggagtaggggggggtggagaggggggtgtttagtcctcctcctaaggaccgtcaaagatggaatagtccttgagcaggctgtggagcagcctgcgacagtcctgtaccgacatcctcttcttccacctggtcaaacgttccctggcgaatagtaaaacgtctttgaaacagcacattagacgccaaccggctttgattgcgtcctctgtgtgtgttcctgtgaaaagtccgtggaacaccgagtagtacgtgacgcacttcctcggtatacaatcctttaagtcagtgtcaagcgcgcgcagcaaggcctgcgcaaaggggcagttccagaagaggtgtatgatgctttcctccactggattgcacctggggcagtgtaTCACGAGGCTGAGTATGCTCTtgtacttgtccgcattcacagggagtcccccgtgtatggcctgccaagcaatgtctttgtgtttgttcattagtcttttcgatgccacattcctccacaccgttccaaaggtgttggggtggagatctgggaccgattccatgatgtctttagccctgatcattttgtagatgaccttgggcttccacaggtctggttttactccctccagattgttctgcctcacgAACTTCTTCACatccttgtagaaccagggcatgcgccagctgtaagggatggagctgtcccacttgtcccaccccagtgctctccagagcggcaggagtaggaggcgggacatggagtagccagaggagtctttgtcgcagtctctcagggtgatccgcacgcagttgcttacaaagaaggcgcgcagcatagtggggatgtcggggattcctctaccccccttgtgtggctctttgtacatcacctcgcgctttcccctctcaaacttggccccccagacaaagcggaacactgccatggagatctcctggcaggttctggtcgaaggcgggtatgcctgggccacgtactgcaggacaggaaggatctcgttcagcagtaccagctttttcccctcaatggtgaggggtctgaggcaccacaatccgatcttctgcttcaccttgttcagcctctcgttccagctcttcagggcagcgccctcgctccccacaccaaaccagactccaaggatttgaatgaggcctgctctgatggggaaggggagggggtcggcagtcaggttccaaagcccaaatagcttggtctctgacttcccgcagttgacttttgctcctgaagctttcccgaaatcctcgcacgtctggaccagcgtcctcaccgaccggctatctgcgcagaagatggtgacgtcatccatgtagagcgagcacttcacttcgcgtctctggggtcctggcacgacgatccctctgatctctgcaTCTTGTCTGATGCACTGGGGGAAGAtctctatacaacagacaaaaaggagaggtgaaagagggcagccctgcctaacccctgagaggacagggaaggggttagtcttccatccgttcatgatcgccacactgcaaatgtcaaggtacatcaggttaacataagaacagaacatctcccccatcctatactcacgcagcaccctgcccatgaaatcatgggagacatggtcaaaggccttctcctgatcaagggtgaccTGGGCCTCGTGTacacggcggtctttgatgtagtggactgcgtctctgattagggcaaggctgtctgcgatcctgcgtccggggatgccgcacgtctggtctgggttgatgatctggctgatgaccttcttcagtctgttcgctaggacttttgctaggatcttgtagtccgcgttcaggagcgagatggaatgccagttcttgaggtcacacctctcccccttccgtttgtacaagagcgtcagcattccttccctcagcgttgggggcatcctaccttctgcttccatttccctgtaaagcttgagcaggtccgggccgatcaggtcccacagctttgtgtataactcagctgggataccatctccgcccggcgtcctacccgtcttaaaggatttggttgcagcgtggagctcctccagcgtcaggggggcgttcatggctgcttttcctgccgggtcgatggtgtttgtaatccctgacaggaatttgtcagcctggtctcggtctgatgcttttggggagtagaggtcttcatagaaatctttcacgactcccatgacttcctccttcccctgctgcacgttgccatctttgtctcacagctccctcaggggcgtgtgggcagagtggagtttcttgaagaagaaggcattgcatttctcctccctctcaaggttctccaccttggaacggaagatgattcgtctggattcctcctcaaagtgcttttgcaggctctccttggtttcctccaggtcgtcatccacgttccatccgcagcgtttgaggtcatgcagggactgcagcttgcgctgcaggccctcgaactcccccttcctctcacacgccaggcgtctgccctttgcTTGCAGGAAGCAGTggatccttatcttcgtgaattcccaccactctgcagtgctggggaaacaggccttttcttctttccatgctgtgtatgcttttctcagctcctccatgatctcctccctttccagcagtgcgcagttcagcttccaggatcctggccctggggggaaacctcctcccaggcgcccctggagatgaatggctctgtggtcagagaaatgtactgcgaccatggagtgctgtctgtgctgtacctgcttggtggtgaataggaagtcaatccgagaacgcacggaaccatttgggtggcaccaagagtagtttgcggcgcctgctcccatagatcccaccacgtccttcagggatgcctccccaatcatcgccGTGAGTAGGCTGGACGTCACATCTCTCTTTGATGATTTGctggggggcaagcgcccccccacctcaatcgtgcagttgaaatccccacccatcaccactgccctggaggttgcgagccaagggcgaaggtgctggaaaagttccaagcgcTCATTTCTCCGGGGGGCGGCGTACACCTTGATAAGCCTAATCGGCTCCCCTGCCCACGAACCGTCTACGACCAGTAGTCTGCCACAGACGAGTTCatggacagaatcaacagtgaaacatcccccccggatcaaaatggctacacccgcgttcctgcacccgttccccccagaccagtaggaggggccgtgagaccactgcccgctcaggtgcctgtaggaccgagaaaaaggtaaggcacattcctgtagcatatacacataacatttctgtaaagaaaggaatgttagtactctgacacgtctcatccgctctcctatgctccttacgttaatggagaaaatgttaaaagacgccaTTAGTTTGGGAATAAAGGGTTAGATGGAcatgcagtgatactagttaccatcctcGCTGGTGTGGGTGGTCCTGCtgatctcctcgcacagctgggccagcagatccatggtttgcccaaggttgtcatcgaggaggagggtctctgctgcctctcgcccctctcttatgagctcttccacggtcacctgtgtctcgctaggtggctgttctaaaatggccgcctgctcctctgcaatggctgcctcctgcatctccgcttccccctcctcctcctccaggtcgcTTTCAAGGTTGCTGTCAGCGTTGCTGGAAGTGGGTGAGTCGCCGATTTGCATTTGGGCCCtcttctgctccagcccctggtgcgGGCTTTCCGTCTCAGGGGCTCTCCTCTTTATTCCCTTCTTCTCCATTCCGGTCTGGGCTCTGGTGGCGGTATCTGTagcaaggggggaagagggagggggtgcaacagCCTCGGGCTGGGGAAAGGTGTTACAGGGGGAGGGGCTTCAGCCTCATGGAGGGTGGGTGGGCTGCAGTggagggttgggaggagggggcaaggggtggtgggtggggggaggttggggtaggagggagggtgggggttgcagcagcagtgggtgtgggagggagtgttgctgcaggggtggggatgggagggggtggggtgagggctGCTACTGAATGGGCAGCGGGCTCAGGAGCTGCAGCGGGCGCTGCTTGGGTGGCCTCCTTTTGCCTTTGCTCCTTCTGATACTTACCCCCTTGTGCCTTTGCGGGTTGGTTTGCAGGGGGCTTCTTGGCTGCCTTCTGGGTTGCTGTCAGGGGCACGCCCGATGTCGCGCCTTTCGCCGCGGCCTCTGCAtagctcctgaccctcagctggcagtcccggaacatgtgggttgtctctccgcacaggtcgcaggttttctggcggggacaatcctttgtttcgtgtccggtgttcttgcagtttctgcaggcttttggggtgcactgtttccactgatgccccaggttcccgcaattaccgcaggtctggggctggtcagggtaaaagatcctccctgggctgcccgcaagtgaaaaactgggagggaggtggtgcagccgatctgccgcttctggatttggccacaagcaaactaccatgctccactttcccacccagtaccccaacttgtccttgatcctgctcggctccttcaccacggtgcaagagcgccgcagaaaggtagcaatatcgtttccagggatatgggggttcctcaccatcacagtgatcctcttctcgtccctctgtatagggcagttcacgtcgaactctgagaaggggacctcctgtttcagggtctggaaagccTCCCAGTACCTCCTGCAGGCTCCTGCCGTGGCGAAGGTGACGAAAAACAGGCCACCCCTGAGGTCCTGGATGCTCAGGATCTCGTCCGGAGTAAAGCCCGCtttgctcaccagctccttggcaaaggtctcagcgtccaatagagggcgctgtccgtcaacctccctcagctgcatcaccaccgtctgcctcatccagggttccaggcggggtatcctcctgttgctgctgctcccagctccagggtTGGAGCTGGAGCCACAGCtgctggtgctggcagtgggggtgAGGCCGCTGGGGGGGGCAACGTTGCCTGAGCCGCTGGAGCTGTTAGCCGCTGAGCCTCCTCCGTCCGTCTCCTGGCTGCTGGGAACCATCTCCGGGGGTGCCGTgtgcttctccttcttcttctccttgcGCAGGGTGGTCCCGGCGGGCTCCGTGGCGACCTCCATCCTCTCCGTTCCGGTCTGGGGGCCGCTGTTGCCATCCTTCTCATCGCAGGGGGGTAGAGCTTCGCCGTTCCTCGTAGCCCGGGGGTCCTGTCGCTTGGTCCGCTCTCAGccgtctccttctctcctctcacccacagacagctgtttcgaccttaatgggtctcatcaatgtggggttgattaactgggtatgcaaagaagctaaaggataggccaaccataatactgagttaatttatggtgagtaaaaaaagtgacaaaaaccctacacagcaaagcaaatatgcaaatgtaaatacaactgtatgctcatctgcatgtcttaggcaggtctgcaaccccgcctttccccattatcacccagcacacagcacttccactgcagcaagggattctgggaaatgacatgcaaatgagcacacagtgccactttttgcttctaaAACCatttgtgctcaaagctgtgaccatgcagcaagcttaagcctataggctaagatcaagtgtagtgtctgtcctgtgaaggacaGATTCTCCAGACTACACctggtcctctggtcatggccTGAGAATGCAGATGAAAGTAGCCCGGGCTTAttttctctgcaccccaggagcGGTTAACCTGGGGCAGTACCACTTGCTGCACCTTCGGGTTGTGGAGGTTGAGGATTTGCAACCTCCACTTCAAGAGCACTTGGCACGAGCACTGATTATTTGCACCGACCCCTATTTATTCCGCACTGGCACctcttattgccttccgctgagagGTTTGCCATTATTTTTTCACTCGCCTGGCCTTGCAAAGGGCCGGGCGTGCACTTGTGTCGTCTGTCAGAGCACTTCccgcactgcatcacacagcgcactAGAGCACTTGCACTATGGATTTTTGATGTTTCGTTGGTGTCGGGTTATAGTCACCCTTCTTTCTTCGGAGAGCGAGAAGACTAAGTGCTGGTCGGTGGTCACCCCTCCTTCGGGAAAAGACtacggtgggttagtaggcgtaagctgaaaaccctaaagacttggaccctcctgctgcGCCTACTGCACGGGGAGGGAACGAGAAGGACGTCGGACTCTTCGGAGGAAGACGTCATGTAACAACAGGACTCTTGCTGGCTTTGGCCGAAGAGGACTGTCTTGGCATGAACTAGCCTACTCTCCGAAGAAGACTGTCACATGTGGAGCGCACCTGGTCTCTGACCATGAGCACGGATTCAGAGGTGGATCACTTTTTTTCACcgcccgggctacaaaaaaaaaaaaaaaaagagctgtctgttggtggttttctgggtatgcaccttaaccctggctgtgctcaaagctgtgaccatgcagcaagcttaagcctatagggaaccatgttaaaatggtttttgaagcaaaaagtggcactgtgtgctcatttgcatgtcattccgcagaatcccttgctgcagtggaagtgctgtgtgctgggtgataatggggaaaggcggggttgcagacctgcctaagacatgcagatgagcatacagttgtatttacatttgtatatatatatatatatatatatatatatatatatatatatatatatatatatatatatatatatatgtatatgtgtttactggctttgcatctcccaagtccttgctttaaagctgtgtttaaagcagcaagcattggctaagggttgttcatgtaatgtgagcttgagataaaaggtggcactgtgtgctcatttgcatgtcatttcccagaatcccttgttgcagtggaagtgctgtgtgctgggtgataatggtcaaatacagggttgcagacctgtctaagacattgaaatgtatatacaggaatatttacagttgctatatgctatactgtggagggtttttgtcactttttttacccaccataacctttataaatgtggtgattacctactgtttaatctcaaatgagcaaatgtcagcaaccaacctcacactgatgatacccatcaaggttgaaacatgtctgtgagtgggtttactggctttgcatctcccaagtccttgcttaaaagctgtgtttaaagcagcatgcattggctaagtgtaattcatgtaatgtgagcttgagataaaaggtggcactgtgtgctcatttgcatgtcatttcccagaatcctttgctgcagtggaagtgctgtgtgctgggcgataatggtaaaagacagggttgcagacctgtctaagacatgcaaatgaatatacaggaatatttacagttgctatatgtatatgcagtggttgacaaatcaccaaaaaatctactcgccacctagtaccaaacgtgtgctgcttgggccaatatttactcgcccggtggttaaatccactcgcccggggcgagcaaatgtataggtttgtcgaacactgtgtatatgtatatatatatatatatatatatatatatatatatatatatatatatatatatatatatatatatatatatatatatatatatgtagagtgctgtgaaaaagaaagtacaccctctctgaattctatggttttacatatcaggacattataacaatcatttgttccttagcaggttttaaaattaggtaaatacaacctcagatgaacaacaacacatgacatattacaccgtgtcatgatttatttaacaaaaataaagccaaaatggagaagccatgtgggaaaaactaagtacaccttatgattctctagcttgtagaaccacttttagcaccaataacttgaagtaatcattttctgtatg
It encodes:
- the LOC142494662 gene encoding uncharacterized protein LOC142494662, with the translated sequence MEVATEPAGTTLRKEKKKEKHTAPPEMVPSSQETDGGGSAANSSSGSGNVAPPSGLTPTASTSSCGSSSNPGAGSSSNRRIPRLEPWMRQTVVMQLREVDGQRPLLDAETFAKELVSKAGFTPDEILSIQDLRGGLFFVTFATAGACRRYWEAFQTLKQEVPFSEFDVNCPIQRDEKRITVMVRNPHIPGNDIATFLRRSCTVVKEPSRIKDKLGYWVGKWSMVVCLWPNPEAADRLHHLPPSFSLAGSPGRIFYPDQPQTCGNCGNLGHQWKQCTPKACRNCKNTGHETKDCPRQKTCDLCGETTHMFRDCQLRVRSYAEAAAKGATSGVPLTATQKAAKKPPANQPAKAQGDTATRAQTGMEKKGIKRRAPETESPHQGLEQKRAQMQIGDSPTSSNADSNLENYWS